Proteins encoded within one genomic window of Rossellomorea vietnamensis:
- a CDS encoding LacI family DNA-binding transcriptional regulator yields MATLRDIAEKAGVSLATVSRVLNYDTTLSVAEETKKRVFQVAQDMNYKTLRNRKDPGQIKDRMLFGLIYWYSDQQEMADPYYMAVRTGVERECQERNIDLVKLYKHADGIDPAKLEGLDGIIAVGKYSQSEIDLFERAARQFVLVDYAPSDDYDCVVVDFRKAMGEVLDHLIGLGHEHIGYIGGHEYVVEDEPIRDEREVSFYEYLALRNLYDGDQVWTDGHFTAEDGYRLMGEALKADRVPTAFFVASDSMAIGAIRALHEKGIKIPEEVSIIGFNDIATSKFLQPSLTTVKVYTEFMGESAVELLLDQIQSKRELAKKVVVPAHLVKRESCTKKE; encoded by the coding sequence ATGGCCACTTTAAGGGATATAGCAGAAAAAGCGGGTGTCTCCCTGGCTACTGTTTCAAGAGTATTAAATTATGATACAACGCTCTCCGTTGCAGAAGAAACGAAGAAGAGAGTGTTTCAGGTTGCACAGGATATGAATTATAAAACGCTGCGGAATCGTAAAGATCCCGGACAGATCAAGGATAGGATGCTCTTCGGATTGATCTACTGGTATTCAGATCAGCAGGAAATGGCGGATCCATACTATATGGCGGTCCGGACCGGAGTGGAACGGGAATGTCAGGAACGGAATATCGATCTTGTGAAATTATATAAACACGCCGATGGAATCGATCCCGCCAAGCTTGAAGGGTTGGACGGCATCATAGCCGTAGGGAAATACAGTCAATCGGAAATCGATCTGTTCGAACGGGCGGCCCGACAGTTCGTACTCGTGGATTACGCGCCGTCCGATGACTATGACTGTGTGGTCGTCGACTTCAGGAAAGCGATGGGGGAAGTGCTTGATCACCTGATCGGTCTCGGTCATGAGCATATCGGCTATATCGGTGGCCATGAGTACGTGGTGGAAGACGAGCCGATCCGTGATGAGCGGGAGGTATCCTTTTACGAATACCTGGCCCTCCGAAATTTGTACGACGGGGACCAGGTCTGGACGGACGGACATTTTACCGCCGAGGACGGATATCGCTTGATGGGTGAAGCGTTAAAAGCGGATAGAGTGCCGACTGCCTTCTTTGTTGCGTCGGATTCCATGGCGATCGGGGCCATTCGGGCGCTTCACGAAAAAGGGATTAAGATCCCTGAGGAGGTCTCGATCATCGGATTCAATGATATCGCTACTTCCAAGTTCCTTCAGCCCTCCTTGACGACCGTGAAGGTGTACACGGAATTCATGGGCGAATCGGCCGTGGAGTTATTGCTGGATCAGATTCAATCGAAGCGGGAACTGGCGAAGAAAGTCGTGGTTCCTGCTCATTTAGTAAAGCGGGAGAGCTGTACTAAAAAAGAGTAG
- a CDS encoding PTS sugar transporter subunit IIB: protein MNIMLVCSAGMSTSMLVQKMRKAAEEKELKVTINATSEADLSNHLDKLDVILIGPQVRYLSSKIIEKAEPYGIKVDVIDGMHYGMMNGAKVLEQAEGLVRK, encoded by the coding sequence ATGAATATCATGCTCGTCTGTTCAGCAGGAATGTCGACAAGTATGCTCGTACAAAAAATGCGGAAAGCCGCTGAAGAAAAGGAACTTAAGGTCACGATCAATGCCACATCCGAAGCGGACTTAAGCAATCATTTAGATAAACTGGACGTGATCCTGATCGGCCCTCAAGTACGCTATCTATCTTCTAAAATCATTGAAAAAGCTGAGCCCTATGGGATTAAAGTCGATGTCATTGATGGGATGCATTATGGAATGATGAATGGGGCGAAGGTGTTGGAGCAGGCAGAGGGATTGGTGAGGAAATAA
- a CDS encoding PTS lactose/cellobiose transporter subunit IIA: MTLTLEEISFHIILHAGNARSSAMEAMQSAKKKQFDIAENKMAEAADEVHKAHHYQTQLLQKEASGEGENPTILLIHAQDHLMNAITVKELAQEIIEIHQNR; this comes from the coding sequence ATGACGTTAACGTTGGAAGAAATCTCATTTCATATCATCTTGCATGCCGGCAACGCCCGCTCTTCCGCCATGGAAGCGATGCAGTCTGCCAAGAAAAAACAATTTGACATAGCAGAGAATAAAATGGCCGAGGCAGCGGATGAAGTTCACAAGGCCCATCACTATCAAACTCAATTACTACAAAAAGAAGCCAGTGGTGAAGGAGAGAATCCTACGATTCTATTGATTCACGCTCAGGATCATCTTATGAACGCCATCACCGTCAAAGAGCTGGCCCAGGAAATCATTGAAATCCATCAAAACAGGTAA
- the celB gene encoding PTS cellobiose transporter subunit IIC codes for MSKVMGFMESKFMPVAGRIGSQRHLVAIRDGFVSIMPLIIVGSLAVLLNNLPIDAFQNFMVSVFGESWKSVGGNMWNGSFAILGLLVAASISYHLAKSYDIDGLSAALVSIASLIILTPVTEDWGISYAWTGAQGIFVAVITSLLVTELFKVLIRSKFTISMPDGVPEGVMKSFKALIPATIILILIGLIQALLTSLAEKSLFEIVFTLIQEPLQAVSNSLPSAIVVAFLNHFLWFFGLHGTNILGPIIEPIYLPLIEKNQQLFAAGTSAFDVPYIVTKPFFDAYVYMGGSGTTIALIIAIFLVVKTKHYRTVGKLSAAPGIFNINEPVIFGLPIVLNPLMFIPFLLAPVVLTVTSYLALSLGIVPKTVAIVPWTTPPIISGYLVTGGSWTGIALQLVNLTIATLMYIPFLLASERAQLKKTNETSDKIA; via the coding sequence ATGAGTAAAGTAATGGGGTTTATGGAAAGTAAGTTTATGCCTGTTGCAGGCCGGATCGGATCGCAAAGGCACCTGGTCGCCATACGGGATGGATTCGTCTCGATCATGCCATTGATTATCGTCGGATCCCTGGCGGTGTTATTGAATAACCTGCCGATCGACGCCTTTCAGAACTTCATGGTGTCTGTATTCGGTGAAAGCTGGAAATCCGTCGGCGGGAATATGTGGAACGGATCCTTCGCGATCCTTGGACTGCTCGTCGCTGCCTCCATCAGTTATCACCTAGCAAAATCCTATGATATCGACGGGCTGTCCGCTGCATTGGTGTCGATTGCGTCACTCATCATCCTTACACCGGTCACAGAGGATTGGGGAATATCCTATGCATGGACCGGCGCCCAAGGAATCTTCGTCGCCGTCATCACGTCCCTCCTTGTCACCGAATTATTCAAAGTGTTGATTCGTTCGAAGTTTACGATCAGTATGCCTGACGGGGTCCCTGAAGGGGTCATGAAATCATTCAAAGCCCTGATTCCGGCCACGATCATCTTGATTCTTATTGGTCTCATTCAAGCTCTCTTAACTTCACTTGCAGAAAAAAGCTTATTTGAAATCGTGTTTACGTTGATCCAAGAGCCGTTACAAGCTGTTTCGAACTCACTGCCATCAGCCATCGTCGTCGCATTCCTAAATCATTTCTTATGGTTCTTCGGCTTACACGGCACAAATATTTTAGGTCCGATCATCGAACCGATCTACCTGCCATTAATTGAAAAAAATCAGCAGCTTTTCGCAGCCGGCACCAGTGCCTTCGATGTTCCGTACATCGTCACCAAGCCATTCTTTGACGCGTATGTGTACATGGGTGGATCCGGAACGACCATCGCCCTGATCATCGCCATCTTCCTTGTGGTGAAAACAAAGCATTACCGCACCGTTGGAAAGCTTTCTGCCGCACCCGGGATCTTCAATATCAACGAACCGGTCATTTTTGGGTTACCAATCGTATTGAACCCGTTGATGTTCATTCCATTTTTACTGGCTCCTGTTGTCCTGACGGTTACGTCTTATCTGGCTTTAAGCCTGGGGATCGTACCAAAAACCGTGGCAATCGTTCCGTGGACGACACCGCCAATTATCAGTGGATACCTGGTGACAGGGGGATCTTGGACCGGAATTGCACTTCAACTGGTGAATCTGACCATCGCTACACTTATGTACATCCCATTCCTTCTCGCATCTGAACGTGCTCAATTAAAGAAAACCAATGAAACGAGTGATAAAATCGCATGA
- a CDS encoding 6-phospho-beta-glucosidase produces MSLKVVIIGGGSSYTPEIIEGFIKRHRYFPVSAITLVDIEAGKEKLEIVGQFARRMIRKSGVPIELEWTLNRQEALIDADFVTTQIRVGGLSAREKDERIPLSHGAIGQETNGAGGIFKALRTIPVLMEICHDIQKICPNAWLINFTNPAGIVTEALLKYSPHKKVIGVCNIPFNMKNSVAEMMNCPANDIQIEFVGMNHFVFGKRVWMRGNEVTGQVLQKLIHQEGDYSPANIVSLGWSKEFLQALGMLPNPYHQYYFQGAAVLEKDLQAYRENGTRAEVVRKVEKELFIQYRKEELNEKPKELENRGGAYYSDAACSLMESIHNNAGDIQTVNTMNNGSIPDLPNDAVIEVNSVITRDGPQPLTVGPLPASVKGIIQQMKAFEELVIRAARSGKYTHVYQAMVMNPLVQNEGVARQLVDELLEAHREFLPQFN; encoded by the coding sequence ATGTCACTAAAGGTTGTCATAATCGGAGGCGGTTCAAGCTATACCCCCGAAATCATCGAAGGATTCATCAAGAGACATCGTTATTTCCCAGTCTCAGCGATCACCCTGGTGGACATTGAAGCCGGAAAAGAAAAGCTTGAAATCGTTGGGCAATTTGCTCGTCGAATGATCAGAAAGTCAGGTGTACCCATTGAGTTGGAGTGGACTCTCAACCGTCAGGAAGCCCTTATCGATGCTGACTTTGTGACGACACAGATCAGGGTGGGAGGCCTCTCTGCCAGGGAAAAAGATGAACGGATTCCGTTAAGCCACGGAGCCATCGGTCAGGAAACCAACGGGGCAGGCGGGATTTTCAAAGCCCTCCGTACCATACCGGTCCTGATGGAAATTTGTCATGACATCCAGAAGATTTGTCCCAACGCATGGCTCATTAATTTTACCAATCCGGCAGGCATCGTCACGGAAGCATTACTGAAATACAGCCCTCATAAAAAGGTCATCGGGGTATGCAATATCCCCTTCAACATGAAAAACAGCGTGGCTGAAATGATGAATTGCCCGGCAAATGACATACAAATCGAATTCGTCGGGATGAATCATTTTGTGTTTGGAAAAAGGGTTTGGATGCGTGGCAATGAGGTCACCGGTCAGGTTTTACAAAAACTGATCCATCAAGAAGGTGATTATTCTCCCGCCAATATCGTCTCACTCGGGTGGTCGAAGGAATTCCTTCAAGCCCTCGGGATGCTTCCCAATCCTTATCACCAATACTACTTCCAAGGGGCAGCGGTATTGGAGAAAGATCTTCAAGCCTATCGCGAAAATGGTACACGGGCAGAGGTTGTTCGAAAAGTTGAAAAAGAACTTTTCATACAATATAGGAAAGAAGAGTTGAACGAAAAGCCAAAAGAACTGGAAAATCGAGGAGGTGCCTATTACAGTGATGCTGCCTGCAGCCTGATGGAGAGCATCCACAACAACGCCGGCGACATCCAAACCGTCAACACGATGAACAACGGATCTATCCCGGACCTTCCAAACGACGCCGTCATCGAAGTGAACTCCGTCATTACGAGGGACGGACCTCAACCGCTGACGGTCGGACCGCTTCCTGCATCTGTCAAAGGAATCATCCAGCAGATGAAAGCGTTCGAAGAGCTCGTCATCCGGGCTGCACGGTCCGGAAAATACACTCATGTCTATCAGGCCATGGTGATGAATCCATTAGTACAGAACGAAGGGGTAGCAAGACAGCTGGTGGATGAATTATTAGAAGCTCACAGAGAGTTTTTGCCGCAATTCAATTAA
- a CDS encoding GntR family transcriptional regulator translates to MKETQEPKALHSHVKEEIIEMIKNKEYEPNTKLPTEAEFCDKFNVSRTTIRTALQQLTLEGYVYREQGRGTFVAEQKVSQILSSTIDNYTEQLRLQGKRPKIKVISLNVIPAESTVEKTLELKNGDPVNRLERIRYSDGLPLQYEVAYLPWYKTPGLDKEECEKSLYKLLETQFELTIKKTVETIELFLADERVAEKLEVPEGTPCFMIETTAYVEDGSVIEFSKAVFRGDKASFLVERTY, encoded by the coding sequence ATGAAAGAGACACAAGAACCGAAAGCCCTGCATTCACATGTGAAGGAAGAAATCATTGAAATGATTAAAAATAAAGAATACGAGCCGAATACAAAATTGCCGACAGAGGCAGAGTTTTGTGACAAGTTCAATGTCAGCCGCACAACCATCCGGACGGCTCTCCAGCAGCTGACCCTTGAAGGTTACGTGTATCGGGAACAGGGGAGGGGAACCTTCGTCGCTGAACAAAAAGTCAGTCAGATCCTTTCCTCGACCATTGATAACTATACAGAACAATTGCGATTGCAGGGGAAAAGGCCGAAGATCAAAGTGATCAGTTTGAATGTGATTCCGGCTGAATCCACCGTGGAAAAAACACTGGAATTGAAGAATGGGGATCCGGTCAATCGATTGGAAAGGATCCGTTATTCAGACGGACTCCCCCTGCAGTATGAGGTAGCGTATCTGCCTTGGTACAAAACACCGGGACTGGATAAAGAAGAATGTGAGAAATCCCTCTACAAACTGCTGGAAACACAGTTTGAGTTGACCATTAAAAAAACCGTCGAAACGATCGAGCTGTTTTTAGCAGATGAACGAGTGGCCGAGAAGCTTGAAGTACCAGAGGGGACACCGTGCTTTATGATTGAAACGACAGCTTATGTTGAAGACGGCTCCGTCATTGAATTTTCCAAAGCAGTCTTTAGAGGAGATAAAGCGAGTTTTCTTGTCGAAAGAACCTATTAG
- the chbG gene encoding chitin disaccharide deacetylase has product MRNVIINADDFGLCRGVNYGILDSHKFGIVNSTTMLVNMPGTEHAVELARLYPKLRVGIHLTLTCGRPVSGEVSSLVDERGFFRYTSRVFEEKEIDVDEVEVEWTSQIDRFLSFGLPLSHIDSHHHVHSFQPLIPVVKRLSERYAVPVRNAFGNDVEGKNLLTDRFSMEFYGEGVSVEGFKRILDSGNQTLEIMCHPAYVDSFLKENSSYCEQRLRELDVLTSDDLL; this is encoded by the coding sequence ATGAGGAACGTCATCATCAATGCCGATGATTTTGGATTATGTCGAGGGGTGAACTACGGCATCCTTGATAGTCACAAGTTTGGCATCGTCAACTCTACGACGATGCTTGTGAATATGCCTGGGACGGAGCATGCTGTGGAATTGGCGCGGCTTTATCCGAAATTACGTGTGGGCATCCATTTGACGCTGACCTGTGGGAGACCGGTTTCTGGTGAAGTTTCGTCTTTGGTAGATGAAAGAGGATTTTTCCGATACACGAGCAGGGTTTTCGAAGAAAAGGAGATTGATGTGGATGAGGTGGAAGTGGAATGGACGTCGCAGATTGACCGGTTTTTATCATTCGGCCTGCCTCTTTCCCATATCGATAGTCATCATCATGTACATAGCTTCCAACCTTTGATTCCCGTGGTGAAGAGGTTGTCGGAGAGATACGCTGTGCCGGTCAGGAATGCATTTGGAAATGACGTTGAAGGTAAGAACCTGTTGACCGATCGATTTTCCATGGAATTTTATGGAGAAGGGGTGTCGGTGGAAGGGTTTAAGCGGATCTTGGACAGCGGGAATCAGACTCTTGAGATTATGTGTCATCCGGCGTATGTTGATTCATTTTTGAAAGAGAATTCCTCTTATTGTGAGCAGAGGTTGAGGGAATTGGATGTGTTGACGAGTGATGATTTGTTATAA
- a CDS encoding GH36-type glycosyl hydrolase domain-containing protein, which yields MHSHVQVTAGDLQLEFLKTGDLFTVTHKQNMINQLMTNPIDGSLNNLYLRIHEAAEIHSIPLIGVKSSSTVQFAESQVKWTGSYETISYEVTFTLTGKGVWFWDVRLDGTNAEVDVIYGQDLGLADIGAVRSNEAYMSQYIDHKVFQDEEKGYVLCSRQNQPQSSGFPYIQQGSLGKTIGYSTDGFQFYGLTYKDINEPEALKSATLPNEVYQYEFAYTALQSEKIRLYGSTHIVFYGAFKENHEAAITALEFQEEIEAAWQEAAQVHSEFAPLKEQVRLNPEFGKPLSTLSMTEEEVGAYFPARRNEEREGDSLLSFFTETHEHVVLKEKELMTERPHGHILMSGKNHQLKEDTITTTSFMYGLFNSQLVVGNTSFNKMMTNQRNHLNVMKTSGQRIYIESGGSYRLLAMPSMFELGFNYARWYYKTADDTIIVTNYTVVDSPEITLHVESKNNRHYRYLVTNQVTMNNHEYEVGFHVEEEENGLKITADRQSESSGIFPGLSYRMKVDGASIEVGNEERIAQNVEQNSASLIVMDVSETAVWKMTIQGLIHGEEQSFTKRDMQGEIETYRAYYHQVMNGFKLSLGEQVPAELEKVNALAWWYTHNMLVHYSVPHGLEQYGGAAWGTRDVCQGPTEYFMATQNYQSVKEIIQTVYSHQYEDDGNWPQWFMFDRYYKFQQDDSHGDIIVWPLKVVGDYIAATNDYSILNETIPYTERNGFGFTEEKETLLHHIQKEISYIKENFLHDTFLSSYGDGDWDDTLQPANAQLKKYMASSWTVALTYQVLVKLETVLEGTFEEEAQEIGALARGIQKDFNTYILKDEVIPGFVYMEEPGSPEFMVHPTDTKTGIHYRLLPMNRSIISELFTPEQANSHYQLVKEHLYCPDGVRLMNRPAKYEGGVSTHFKRAEQASNFGREIGLQYVHAHIRYVEAMAKLGKTDEVWQGLQIINPIGLKDVVPNAERRQSNAYFSSSDGKFDTRYEAQERFNELRDGSVPVKGGWRIYSSGPGIYMNQLISNCLGVRQEGEDLIIDPVLPDHLVGLRLDFEIMNNPVTFVYHLGKSDTKRIVVNGEEVPFEPVTNRYRQGGVKLEKQELKKWLHKESNIIELFI from the coding sequence ATGCATTCACATGTTCAAGTAACAGCAGGGGATCTTCAATTGGAATTTTTAAAAACCGGTGACCTTTTCACCGTCACACATAAACAGAATATGATCAATCAGTTAATGACAAACCCGATCGACGGCTCACTCAATAATCTGTATCTGCGTATTCATGAAGCTGCAGAAATCCACTCCATCCCTCTGATCGGGGTGAAGTCATCAAGCACCGTTCAATTTGCTGAATCACAGGTCAAATGGACGGGATCATATGAAACGATTTCATACGAAGTCACGTTCACCCTAACCGGAAAAGGCGTATGGTTCTGGGATGTGAGACTTGATGGGACAAATGCTGAAGTAGACGTCATTTACGGACAGGACCTCGGCCTTGCAGACATTGGGGCCGTTCGTTCCAACGAAGCCTATATGTCACAGTACATCGACCATAAAGTGTTCCAGGATGAAGAGAAAGGCTACGTCCTTTGCTCCCGGCAAAACCAGCCCCAATCAAGCGGATTCCCCTATATTCAACAGGGATCCCTTGGAAAGACAATCGGCTACTCCACTGACGGATTTCAATTTTATGGACTGACATATAAAGATATAAATGAGCCAGAAGCATTAAAAAGCGCCACCCTTCCAAACGAAGTCTACCAATATGAGTTTGCTTATACAGCACTTCAATCGGAAAAAATACGACTGTACGGGTCGACGCATATTGTGTTCTACGGCGCCTTCAAAGAAAATCATGAAGCCGCCATTACCGCATTGGAGTTTCAGGAAGAAATAGAAGCCGCATGGCAAGAAGCGGCACAGGTTCATTCTGAATTCGCTCCATTAAAAGAGCAAGTACGTTTGAACCCGGAATTCGGTAAGCCACTTTCTACCCTATCCATGACTGAGGAAGAAGTGGGCGCCTATTTCCCTGCCAGACGTAATGAAGAGCGCGAAGGAGATTCACTCCTCTCCTTCTTCACTGAAACCCATGAACATGTCGTATTGAAAGAAAAAGAATTGATGACGGAAAGACCCCATGGGCATATTCTGATGTCAGGAAAGAACCATCAACTGAAAGAAGATACCATCACCACCACTTCATTCATGTATGGATTATTCAATTCACAGCTCGTTGTCGGCAACACGTCCTTCAACAAGATGATGACGAATCAACGAAATCATCTGAACGTGATGAAAACGTCCGGTCAGCGAATTTACATCGAGTCGGGCGGATCGTATCGATTACTTGCCATGCCGTCCATGTTTGAACTTGGATTCAACTATGCCCGCTGGTACTATAAAACGGCTGATGATACGATCATCGTCACTAACTACACCGTCGTCGATTCACCGGAAATCACGCTTCATGTGGAATCAAAAAACAACCGTCACTACCGCTACCTTGTCACGAACCAGGTAACGATGAACAACCACGAATATGAAGTCGGGTTTCATGTGGAAGAAGAGGAAAATGGGTTGAAAATAACGGCAGACCGTCAATCTGAGAGCAGCGGGATTTTCCCGGGATTAAGCTATCGAATGAAAGTCGATGGTGCCTCCATCGAGGTCGGAAATGAAGAAAGAATCGCACAGAATGTCGAACAAAATTCCGCATCACTGATCGTGATGGATGTAAGTGAAACAGCCGTGTGGAAGATGACGATCCAAGGATTGATCCACGGGGAAGAACAATCGTTTACAAAACGGGATATGCAAGGCGAAATCGAAACGTATCGCGCCTATTATCATCAGGTCATGAACGGATTCAAACTCTCATTAGGGGAGCAAGTACCCGCGGAATTGGAAAAAGTGAACGCACTCGCATGGTGGTACACCCATAATATGCTCGTGCATTATTCCGTCCCCCACGGACTGGAACAATACGGCGGAGCAGCTTGGGGAACCCGCGACGTATGCCAGGGGCCGACGGAATACTTCATGGCGACTCAAAATTATCAATCGGTCAAAGAAATCATTCAAACCGTCTACTCCCATCAGTATGAAGATGACGGAAACTGGCCGCAGTGGTTCATGTTTGACCGGTACTACAAATTCCAGCAGGACGACAGCCACGGGGATATCATCGTCTGGCCGCTGAAAGTCGTCGGCGACTACATTGCAGCTACGAACGATTACAGCATTCTGAACGAAACAATCCCATATACAGAACGGAACGGATTTGGTTTTACTGAGGAAAAAGAAACACTGCTTCACCATATTCAAAAAGAAATCTCCTACATCAAGGAGAATTTCCTCCACGACACCTTCTTATCTTCCTATGGTGATGGAGATTGGGACGATACCTTGCAGCCTGCCAACGCTCAATTGAAGAAATACATGGCAAGCAGCTGGACCGTGGCCCTTACGTATCAGGTACTTGTGAAATTGGAAACGGTCCTTGAAGGTACATTCGAGGAGGAAGCACAGGAAATCGGTGCATTGGCACGTGGAATACAGAAGGATTTCAACACCTACATTCTAAAGGATGAGGTCATCCCTGGGTTTGTTTATATGGAAGAGCCGGGTAGCCCAGAGTTCATGGTCCACCCAACAGATACAAAGACCGGTATTCATTACCGCCTGCTGCCCATGAACCGGAGCATCATTTCAGAATTATTCACACCTGAGCAGGCAAACTCTCATTATCAGTTGGTCAAAGAGCATCTGTACTGTCCCGACGGCGTGCGCTTGATGAATCGTCCCGCCAAGTATGAAGGTGGAGTAAGTACACACTTTAAACGTGCCGAACAGGCTTCCAATTTCGGCCGTGAAATCGGACTTCAATACGTCCACGCTCATATCAGGTATGTAGAAGCCATGGCGAAGCTCGGGAAAACCGATGAAGTGTGGCAAGGATTACAAATCATCAACCCGATCGGTCTGAAAGACGTCGTCCCGAACGCGGAAAGAAGACAAAGCAATGCATACTTCAGCAGCTCGGACGGTAAATTCGATACCCGTTATGAAGCACAGGAACGTTTCAACGAACTCCGTGACGGAAGCGTACCCGTGAAAGGCGGATGGAGAATCTACTCCAGCGGACCGGGAATCTATATGAACCAGCTGATTTCAAATTGTTTGGGTGTTCGCCAGGAAGGGGAAGATTTGATCATCGATCCCGTGCTGCCAGACCATCTAGTTGGATTGAGATTGGACTTCGAGATTATGAACAACCCTGTTACGTTTGTTTATCACCTTGGGAAATCTGATACAAAACGGATTGTGGTAAACGGGGAGGAAGTTCCTTTTGAACCAGTGACCAACCGTTATCGTCAAGGCGGGGTTAAATTGGAAAAGCAGGAGCTTAAAAAATGGCTTCATAAGGAATCCAATATCATTGAGCTATTCATCTAA